From bacterium:
GCCCTCACCCTTAATCCCTCTCCCACGGGGAGAGGGAAACGGGCGCTCCAACTACGGACCAACAATAACCCAGCCACTGAACCTCACGCCGGTTCTGCTATACCCCAATGCAAAGCGGCCCCCGCGGGCCGCCTTTTTGGTATCCGGTGCTTTAGAAGTAGATGCCGATGTCCAGGACGCCGCCCACCGAGTAGATGGAGTCGTTCAAATCGTAGAGGTAGCCCTCGTCATCCTCGACCTCGGTCACGCTGTTGTAGTGGAACAAGCCGCCGACGCCGATGGAAAAATTGTCGGAAACCCAGAAATCCACACCCAACCCGCCGTCCACACCGAAGCCACCGCCGGTCAAGGTATAGCTGTACTCCCCCGCATCCGAGCTCCACAGGGTCGAATCCCCGTTGAACATCGCGTACCCCATGCCGGCCTTGAACCAGGGCCTCGCCATTCCGCGGTCGAGGAAGGTGAGCTTGAACCCGAGGCCGAAGATCATCTCGATGTAGTTGTGGTCGGCGTACATCTCTGAGTCCTCGTAGTAGTCGTTGTAGGCCAATAACGAGAAGTACGGGCCGAAGGAGAAGATGGGGCCGAGGAAGATGTTGACCAGGAGCGTACCGCCGAACTGGACGCCGCGGTCGAATTCGGAGGTCATATCCTTGTAGAGCTCGTTGATGGAGAATAGGAAGGGCGCGCTCAGGGTGACGCCGAAGCCGGGCCCTTTGCCCCGCGGTCGGGGCGTCGTGATCGTGGTGACCACCTCATGCTCGCCGGTCTCGATCCTCCCGCCCAGGCGCACCTTGTCGCCCGTCCTGGGGGGAATGTCACCGGAAAAGGCTGCCTCCGAGAGCTCGTCGGCCAGCACCTTGGTGATTTTCGCCTCGCCCAGCTCCTCGATGTCGCGGCCCAGGAAGGCGCCGGTGTCGGGGTGATAGTACTCCTCGCCCAGGCGGTAGAGCTCCACCATGTCACCCACATTCACGCCCTCCTGGCGGCCCAGGTCCAGCTTGACCGTGTCCCCGGAGACCGAGACCACGGTGCCGACCACGGGGATTTTCGCGGCCAGGCGGGCGGCCATGTCCCGGGTCACGGATAAAAGACCGTCCAGGCTGTTCGACTCGGCCGACTCGGAGAGCTCGACCTTGCCCAGGAAAACGTCCACCACGCGGACGGTGGCGGTGAAGGTCTCGCCCACCTTGGACACCTTGCCCACCACGACCTTGCTCGCGCCGGCCAACTGACCGACCTGGACGAAGCACTCCGTGGTGGTGCAGCCGGAAAGCGCCAGACCCTGCTCCTCCATCAGGGCGTTCAGGCGGTCCCGCTCCACAATCTCGAAGCGCTTCGTATTGATGAGAGCGTCCAGGAGCGTGTCGGCGATCCCGCCGGCGGAGGCCTCGCTCACCCCGGAGGCCTCCAGGCCGATGAAGGCCACGGTGGTCTTTTCGGCGGCGAGGGAGCCCGCGGCGAGAATCAGAACGAATATAAAGAGTTTGCGCATCAACCCCTCCTTAAAAGAATCGGGATAAAAAGACTACAATTGCAGTATCGTAACACATAAACGTGGGAATGTTCCACCACCCGTTCGTGGAAGAGTCTCGGCGCCCCGTCAGCCGAGACG
This genomic window contains:
- a CDS encoding CsgG/HfaB family protein gives rise to the protein MRKLFIFVLILAAGSLAAEKTTVAFIGLEASGVSEASAGGIADTLLDALINTKRFEIVERDRLNALMEEQGLALSGCTTTECFVQVGQLAGASKVVVGKVSKVGETFTATVRVVDVFLGKVELSESAESNSLDGLLSVTRDMAARLAAKIPVVGTVVSVSGDTVKLDLGRQEGVNVGDMVELYRLGEEYYHPDTGAFLGRDIEELGEAKITKVLADELSEAAFSGDIPPRTGDKVRLGGRIETGEHEVVTTITTPRPRGKGPGFGVTLSAPFLFSINELYKDMTSEFDRGVQFGGTLLVNIFLGPIFSFGPYFSLLAYNDYYEDSEMYADHNYIEMIFGLGFKLTFLDRGMARPWFKAGMGYAMFNGDSTLWSSDAGEYSYTLTGGGFGVDGGLGVDFWVSDNFSIGVGGLFHYNSVTEVEDDEGYLYDLNDSIYSVGGVLDIGIYF